GCCTGTAATAAAGGGCGATTACAGTTTGTTGTTACTTGTTTGGATTAACCTTATCGGCAATGCCATCAAATACTCGAAGAACAGAGAAAGGGCGATAATAAAAATAGATTGCCGGGAATCGGAGCATGAATATATTTTTTCCATCAGCGATAACGGAGTAGGTTTCGACATGCAATATTCGCAGAAGCTATTCGGTGTATTTCAACGTATGCATTCATCAAAAGGCTTTGAAGGAACGGGCATAGGACTGGCGAACGTGCGTAACATCATAACGCGGCATGGCGGAAGCGTATGGGCCGAAGCAGAAGAGGATAAAGGAGCTACCTTTTACATTTCACTGCCGAGAAGCTGATACCCACAGGTATTTTGAACAGCACCTTCTTGCAGGACAAACAATTTTTCTATATCTTTGCGTCCGTTTCCGGAGCAATTTACATCTGCTTAATCATTTTTTGATATCCGGAAAAACATAGGGTTCCGTAGCTCAGTTGGATAGAGCAACAGCCTTCTAAGCTGTGGGTCGCGCGTTCGAATCGCGCCGGAATCACTGGAAAAGCGGAGGTTTTTGAAAAACTGGTTTAAACATGGTTTAAACATTTTTCGATTTCTAAGACTATCCTTTGATTCAAATTAATATTACCCAGGTAGTCCTCGGCTCAAGTTCAGGTTGGACCACAGTGTCGCTGGACAAATATTATTTCCAATAAACAATACCTTTTTTTTCGCCCATCCACTTTGGCTGCCTTAAAATGGCTTCAGCGGTAGTGAATTTAATTTACAGTCTGTATTTTTTGTTTTTTAAAAATCTTACTCATTCTGAGATGTATTGCTTTAGTCATGGTTACTTCTAAATCGCTAATGTCTGAGAATGGCAAATACTTAATTGACGGAGGAATTAATGCTTTGATAAAGTCAAGTTCCCTTTTCCAACCCTGTTGACATAATTTGGTTGATTTAACAAACATAAAGATGTTTTCATGTTTTAGTTTTTTTACGGCCCTGTGAATCTCATGTCGAACAATTTTTGGATTAGAAAAATTATCTTCAAGAATAATAATTATCCAATCGCATGAATCTAAAACGGTATCTATATGTTTATATAATTTATTTATTGCAAAACTGTCATATTCGATCAGGTTAGGCGGGTTAAATGGATACCTATTTATCTTTCTTAAAGCTTCTATTCTGCCTGCGACAAATTCTCTTTCTTTAATGCCTTGCTTGGAGCTGACAAAAATATCAATCACCTGTAATTTCTTCTTGGCTTCCTTTGCAACGGCTTTAACTTGGCTTCTTAACTTTAAAGTTAATTTTCCCTGAATGAAATAACCAACACTTATGCCAAAAGAAATAATTTGATTCTCCTCTGTCTTACTACATTTTTTTTCAAAAATAATTAGAGAATTACATTTTGAGCTTGAATTAGAAATCCGGCTCAAAAATGACGGAAGTATGGTGTTTGTAGATCGTAAAAGTACATAATATGTTTCCGAATTCTTGGTGAAAATAAGGTCAGGCTGCCATAAAAGGGATGTTGGCAATTTCACTTTCTTGGCCTCAGTATATCCAGCTTTGAATAATTGACTGAGAATTTTATCCTTGCTATTCATTAATTCAGTTTTGATATGAGGATTAATGAAAGTTTATCAATATATTCTTTGATTTGCTTGCGTTCTTCTTTTGTGACTTGATTAAGATTTAAGTTTTGGACCTCTTTTATTAAGATTTCTGTCTTTTTTAATATTGAGTCAACTTGATATATAGTTTCTGAAGTTTCTTCAAATATAGAAAGGGGTGTTACTTCCAATTCTTTCACAAATGCTTCAAGTTTTTCAAAAATTACTTCCTTTCTAACATTGCCTTTTTTCATTGCGTTCAATGACTTTGTTAATAATCGAAAGTCACGATTAGTTTTAATTATATCGTTTGCTTTCTTTTTTACACAAGCATCTATAATTCGTTCTTTACTATACTTTTTTAGGAATTCTGGTAATTCTTTTTCTATTAATTTAATTGGGGAATGCATTTCAGATAAAATGTCGGGGTCCATACCTTTAATGGGCTCGTCCATATTCTCCGATTCAAGAAACTTGTCAATAATTCCTTGTGGGTAGTCATAAAATAATAGATACTTATTGATTTTGTACTCCGAAAGAGAGGTAAGTTTTGCTAGTTCCAATTTATCGGGTCTTTCAAGGGACTGAATACTTTTGCCCATTTTGTCTATTACTTTTATTAATGTTTGAGCAATAGCAAAGTCCGTCCATTCTTCTCTTACATTATGTATATGAAACATAAGAGATAAATTCTCCAGCTCTGATGGTTCATTTTCCAATACATGACATGCAATTTCTTTAAAGTTCACTTTTTGAAATGCTCTGAATCTTCTTTCTCCGTCGAGTATTATATATTTATTGTCCTTTTTCCTTTTATAAACAATGATAGGATTCAATAATCCTTTGGATAAGATTGATTCAATAAGTGTATCTGACTCCTCGTCAACAAATCTTTTTCTAGGATTAAGTGGATTTGTCTCAATTTGTGAGAGTAGAATAGTTTGAATTCTGTCTTTGTATTGAGTGTCCATAAATTTTACTTTTTATTATTATTGAATTCAGTATTATCTCTTGCATTACCACTAACGGGCAGCATATTGCCGCCGTGTTTATGGGAGGGATTTAAGAGCACTGCCCTTTCTGTCTGCACAACAGGTTATAGAAAGCGCTGCCCGTTCTGCCCCACGTCAACCCAAAAAAAACAACATCGCGGCAATGCGAAAGTTATGCGTGGTTTTTTATTTGCTTTTGTTGTTCGTCCACTGCAGGATAAGCAATATTAGCAATCTTTATTATTGCTCCTATCGAAGTAATAATAGCAGATGCATTGAGGTAATTATCTAATTTTAAATTTACTTTATGAGCCTCTTTATTTCTAATTGTCTTAATTGCAATAAAAAATTGATACTCTATTTCATTAATTTTCTTATCAACCTTATGACAAAAAGTAAGCAAGTCGTGAATGTCAATATTACTTTTATTTTTCTTTTCTTTTTTTAACCAATCTTTAAACTCAGGTTGTTTGGCATAATACTGTTCCAGCATATGTCCTATGATTTTAACTAAATCTTCTATTGCATTTTCAACTTG
The sequence above is drawn from the Bacteroidota bacterium genome and encodes:
- a CDS encoding ParB/RepB/Spo0J family partition protein translates to MDTQYKDRIQTILLSQIETNPLNPRKRFVDEESDTLIESILSKGLLNPIIVYKRKKDNKYIILDGERRFRAFQKVNFKEIACHVLENEPSELENLSLMFHIHNVREEWTDFAIAQTLIKVIDKMGKSIQSLERPDKLELAKLTSLSEYKINKYLLFYDYPQGIIDKFLESENMDEPIKGMDPDILSEMHSPIKLIEKELPEFLKKYSKERIIDACVKKKANDIIKTNRDFRLLTKSLNAMKKGNVRKEVIFEKLEAFVKELEVTPLSIFEETSETIYQVDSILKKTEILIKEVQNLNLNQVTKEERKQIKEYIDKLSLILISKLN